The Bombus fervidus isolate BK054 chromosome 3, iyBomFerv1, whole genome shotgun sequence genome includes a window with the following:
- the E(bx) gene encoding nucleosome-remodeling factor subunit NURF301 E(bx) isoform X1 produces the protein MTGRGSKRRGRPPKSVVMERPKKFQYHLMKKPKYLQNKGSETPNSQPSTPTPSRPSSPVESEESRRSTRTRKSRGARDRHSRKGGHSSSGAYQRRGYNPNVDYHDSEYHYGSDFGDESSEKSEVEEDLLQSDADSSESIEEPDPSSDSDFSLSSYSTTSGTPRKTLLSQQRPPSPEPLWLQNRELPPLNLPKSSDDLLVPRELVMPCLSIYEVLRHFRTLVRLSAFRFEDFCAALMCEDQTNLLAEIHIMLIKALLREEDSQQTHFGPLDQKDSVNVSLYFVDSMTWSEVLRSYVESDKSFDQNILHILSTCEYPFTSVEDRIKVLQFLTDQFLITNPVREDLLHEGTLNGNMHYDDHCRVCHRLGDLLCCETCPAVFHLECVEPPLVDVPTEDWQCSTCKAHKVTGVADCIPDVEKNGSLCRQEHLGFDRHGRKYWFLARRIFVESEDAEVWYYSAPLQLEELMLCLDRNEMEVALYRELSDYKDEIVRQMELTEQITNQYKGNKKSYLEVENSLIQKLQKERQEKQEKEEEEKKEKQRQEAEEMVRRIHEGTDSLEEQLAAVTEQQETKSSEESNAKENTQKLGTENVETDGVDTNLTDGVNKDVKASISSSSSEEIDEEVLEGEESISKIGKDGKKHTIVTRSKTGSLQPRTFNMDDLKKRSSGQLSKEELEKLDKSLKEEGDGTRLTRQKAHQIASGTHLFKLGMDNNFKSYVNQYSTNPISLNKAQRNEERDKKRHLSHKFSLTQASEFKWVGSLTGTRALLVSTLRQTILQLESSIQSSFMHTNWPLLRKPWTTAVGACVNPRDFARALIVLQACIKSVVFASVWHDQLGHVKLQRVTALEREEKKRQDKKDKKEREDEEERNRLFNFVKYTLGLKHQVWKQKGEEYRVHGQGGWLWVSTSRRYRCCDISKLGLRIGPQKIMVQIKDQEGLKILALDPPTYDFLIKEYCSSKKEENDMNIKIKEEIKEEESSKDTAIDTSIKQECKEDNIKKEPIEDKQNKTETDTKTEEKTVAKTEPQQIKQETKMNLSFLVGMKIEKVYTPIKEFEEIDIIKALTTNGRLHYPKIAKKTRVDDFLARRTHLKLLEERRLIQTEKSKELLNQSTNHKADGDSEIDIENNEESDTDGADNSLQNILTGKQPKTMPTSTREMLTVIGKRIQHVKAQYANIMRFSKNASCYSRYCNMTAPPGKITTTTQSLTSTCYSPTCLQKARLKLDLIALLRKANALSNNQSTSNLSIGATVAQQQTISKTDGNDEARDAIRKDLESAVASATHCTEETPATNVVKDVASPPIKKIKVESNGKDVSSEHVVTTTTNNIVTTTTVTTTQQTIKSVDGVIQSMQESTSSQNSVTFSSEVKTSAGQKTMIVNRRGRTVQRSTMAKELNADGTERVYSTTSTEGKVYLKKVAISLADRKKKRTPVKYPLCSTFCTKNKHRSILLLPQHELRKLARVGGRIQVQGFHHMAKANMSVWPYPCPRPLFKTCWLYRTVGIKSLAAAALQLRILWACLRWDDMAAKPLSTDGKHQITTDTEIMSLEILKHRHVGQFLDKTQYLRRKVVIPLELPKQVREVTSIRSGLRKRKRPESPQSTEPQVTEEWVDEDKLELWEIKQYGDRLEKANAQIITRSRSGQPQSAVGSNRNAGANSGMNDQLVSGKATPEEIKEKMEQQLRMQRAAHQQKRALETLKSPANSGSPTQVVKVTANSTHDGTVKLVSKVAIPANPNSGTKSQLTSLLTTPAQNKPFISTKRIYMAKSSLGTTKVVSGPTSILPKTQQAGNQQSLIKVSGQAGSIQQIQQRVQIIRGPDGKLQVRGLMPGQQLVQMPDGKLHVLNNSQAITTLAQTGGTTIQTKTATTTTAKVATTANCTTKTSPSKTTTNTTSQVQGVQQSQAQSQQGIQRSSATTVTIATTPTQPTKNAIVVANTGQIVQSAQVISSGGQVISGNQIVVTNANLAQQLATGKAQLTTIGGHQVVIRSTPTGNQIVHLNSTNSGIIVKNTVTPTKQVPVLQSTQSTTTAATGAQSTDATNNSTGSTTSTNETSTTTTTTTNQTSNAPAPGSVEASLLAGQPPGTVIKCVTAQVIQTTQGPRIVLQGLQGADFTPQQLVMVQQQVKQQLLKAQAATGKQGVLGPTKIYLAVQPAPSSQQSIQSSTTANTPATPATKPQTAQQPVVSPPAATEPQTGTESIPELPSTAISSSPEKPKVVVQQVAQPSVTTEEESQKTNVANGQQPLQSLKEGNDSSANKFILTPDYIQQTIKNALKQENLNPEIEEKLLQLQRYQEKQMKGGVENSASNNQTHTTPTITTPRVPSRKRPAPSNIPTTTSSTNVQSITNDKDTDWAETPRKKPALKQENREIPKVQKIEPIENESTPQKRAAKLKDSQEQRRKQQVHSRMQVLLFRHKELLKKDILKKRALLEKELQIDIQKDLSAELASRTKAERHKQDEVKVGSAKRKANAQMSQQVSPPNRGGRPRKYKAQGSNTTPPGASTAAATNRIKKEKLYCLCRTPYDETKFYVGCDLCNNWFHGDCVGITEEMCKTLSEFVCTECRHARDTQELYCLCKQPYDESQFYICCDKCQDWFHGRCVGILQSEADNIDEYVCPNCQRNSSVNFANMKNLNAKDLDLLKKLIKQIQAHKSAWPFMEPVDPNEAPDYYKVIKEPMDLQTIELRINDRSYKKLSEFIGDMTKIFDNCRYYNPKESPFFKCAESLETYFVHKIKSLREKFSEGK, from the exons ATGACGGGGAGAGGGTCGAAAAGACGGGGCCGACCTCCGAAATCGGTGGTCATGGAAAGGcccaaaaaatttcaataccATCTTATGAAGAAGCCGAAATACTTGCAAAACAAGGGTTCGGAAACACCAAACTCACAACCAAGTACACCGACACCTTCAAGACCATCATCGCCAGTTGAAAGCGAGGAAAGTAGACGAAGTACGCGAACTCGAAAATCTCGAGGAGCCAGAGACAGACATTCACGAAAAGGTGGTCACTCAAGTTCTGGTGCATATCAACGCCGAGGTTACAACCCAAACGTTGATTATCACGATTCTGAATATCATTATGGATCAGACTTTGGAGATGAGTCCAGTGAAAAAAGTGAAGTTGAAGAGGATCTTTTGCAAAGCGATGCAGACTCATCTGAAAGTATAGAAGAACCTGATCCCTCCAGTGACAGTGACTTTTCCCTCTCCAGTTATAGTACTACTAGTGGCACACCCCGTAAAACACTGCTTAGTCAGCAAAGACCACCAAGTCCAGAACCATTATGGCTCCAAAATAGGGAACTGCCGCCATTAAATTTACCTAAATCATCTGATGATCTATTAGTCCCTAGAGAACTTGTTATGCCATGTTTATCTATTTATGAAGTATTGAGACACTTTCGTACTTTGGTACGTCTTTCAGCCTTTAGGTTTGAAGATTTCTGTGCTGCACTTATGTGCGAAGATCAAACTAATTTATTGGCTGAGATACATATTATGCTCATCAAAGCGCTTCTTAGAGAAGAAGATTCTCAGCAAACACATTTTGGTCCTCTAGATCAAAAAGACTCTGTGAATGTTAGCTTATACTTTGTGGATTCTATGACTTGGTCAgaagtattacgttcttacgtagaaAGTGATAAGTCTTttgatcaaaatattttacatattttatcaaCGTGTGAATATCCTTTTACTTCTGTTGAAGATAGAATCAAGGTGCTACAATTTTTGAcagatcaatttttaattacaaatccAGTAAGAGAAGACCTGCTGCACGAAGGTACACTAAATG GAAATATGCACTATGATGATCACTGTAGAGTATGTCATCGTTTGGGAGATTTATTATGTTGTGAAACTTGCCCAGCAGTGTTTCACTTAGAATGTGTTGAACCTCCATTGGTTGATGTTCCTACTGAAGATTGGCAATGTAGTACATGCAAAGCTCACAAAGTTACAGGAGTTGCTGATTGTATACCTGATGTTGAGAAAAATGGTTCACTATGTCGTCAAGAACACCTAGGATTTGATAGACATGGCAGAAAATATTGGTTTCTTGCAAGAAGAATTTTTGT TGAAAGTGAAGATGCAGAAGTTTGGTATTATAGCGCACCTTTACAGCTAGAAGAATTAATGCTTTGTTTAGACCGTAATGAAATGGAAGTTGCACTTTATAGAGAATTGTCAGATTACAAAGATGAAATCGTAAGACAAATGGAACTTACAGAACAGATCACTAATCAGTACAAGGGTAACAAAAAATCATACCTAGAAGTAGAAAACA GtcttatacaaaaattacaaaaagaacGCCaagagaaacaagaaaaagaagaagaggagaaaaaagaaaaacaaaggcAAGAAGCTGAAGAAATGGTACGCAGAATTCATGAAGGTACAGATTCTCTAGAAGAACAATTGGCAGCTGTCACTGAACAGCAGGAAACAAAATCGTCCGAAGAATCAAATGCAAAAGAAAATACTCAAAAACTAGGTACAGAAAATGTAGAAACAGATGGTGTAGATACCAATTTAACAGATGGAGTAAATAAAGATGTTAAAGCCAGTATATCATCGTCATCTTCTGAAGAAATTGATGAAGAAGTAttagaaggagaagaaagtatttcaaaaatTGGTAAAGATG GAAAAAAACATACTATTGTAACAAGGTCAAAAACAGGATCTTTACAACCTAGGACATTTAATATGGATGATTTAAAGAAACGTAGTAGTGGACAGTTGTCAAAGGAAGAGTTAGAAAAACTAGataaaagtttgaaagagGAGGGAGATGGTACTAGATTAACAAGACAGAAAGCTCATCAAATAGCTTCTGGTACACATCTCTTTAAATTAGGGATGGATAACAACTTCAAATCATATGTGAATCAATACAGTACCAATCCTATTTCTCTGAATAAGGCCCAACGTAACGAAGAACGCGATAAAAAAAGGCATTTGTCACACAAATTTTCGCTTACACAGGCCTCAGAATTCAAATGGGTTGGGAGTTTGACAGGAACGCGAGCTCTCTTAGTAAGCACACTTCGTCAGACAATTCTTCAACTCGAAAGTAGCATTCAATCATCATTTATGCATACTAATTGGCCTCTTTTGCGTAAACCTTGGACTACGGCGGTGGGTGCTTGTGTTAATCCCAGAGATTTTGCTCGTGCTCTTATTGTTTTACAAGCATGTATTAAATCAGTAGTGTTTGCTAGTGTATGGCATGATCAACTTGGACACGTGAAATTACAAAGAGTAACAGCCCTTGaacgagaagagaagaagcgCCAGGATAAGAaagataagaaagaaagagaagatgaagaagaacgTAATCGTCTGtttaattttgtcaaatataCTTTGGGTTTGAAACATCAAGTATGGAaacaaaaaggagaagaataTCGAGTACACGGACAAGGCGGATGGCTATGGGTATCTACTAGTCGCCGTTACAGATGTTGTGATATCTCAAAATTGGGTCTTCGAATAGGCCCACAGAAAATTATGGTACAAATTAAAGATCAAGaaggattaaaaatattagctTTAGATCCTCCTACATATGattttttgataaaagaatattgctcttctaaaaaagaagaaaatgatatgaatattaaaataaaagaagagatTAAAGAGGAAGAATCATCAAAGGATACAGCAATTGACACATCTATAAAACAAGAGTGCAAAGAAGACAACATAAAAAAAGAACCAATTGaagataaacaaaataaaacggAAACAGATACAAAAACCGAAGAAAAAACAGTGGCAAAAACAGAACCGCAAcagattaaacaggaaacaaaaatgaatttatcat TTTTAGTTGGTATGAAAATCGAGAAAGTTTATACACCTATaaaagaatttgaagaaattgatattattaagGCACTAACGACTAACGGGAGGCTCCATTACCCAAAAATTGCTAAAAAGACTAGGGTCGACGATTTCTTGGCACGTAGAACACATTTGAAACTTttagaagaaagaagattaaTACAGACT GAGAAATCAAAGGAGTTGTTAAATCAATCGACAAATCATAAAGCAGATGGAGATTCCGAAAttgatatagaaaataatgaagAAAGTGATACAGATGGAGCTGATAATTCTTTACAGAATATTCTTACTGGAAAACAGCCTAAAACTATGCCTACATCAACCAGAGAAATGCTGACTGTAATAGGAAAGCGTATTCAACATGTTAAAGCCCAATATGCCAATATAATGAGATTTAGTAAAAATGCTAGTTGTTATTCACGATATTGTAATATGACTGCACCGCCAGGAAAGATTACAACTACAACACAAAGTTTAACATCTACCTGTTATTCTCCTACATGTCTTCAAAAAGCAAGACTAAAACTCGACCTGATAGCATTGTTAAGGAAAGCTAATGCTTTAAGCAATAATCAATCGAcatcaaatttatcaattgGAGCAACTGTAGCACAACAACAAACAATTTCAAAGACAGACGGAAATGATGAAGCTAGAGATGCAATCAGGAAAGATTTAGAATCCGCGGTAGCATCTGCAACTCATTGTACGGAAGAAACGCCAGCTACGAATGTAGTAAAAGATGTTGCTTCGCCTCCtatcaaaaaaataaaagttgaatCTAATGGTAAAGATGTCAGTTCAGAACATGTAGTGACCACTACAACTAATAATATAGTTACTACTACGACAGTAACTACAACACAACAGACTATAAAGTCAGTTGATGGCGTTATACAGAGTATGCAGGAAAGTACAAGTTCTCAAAATTCAGTTACATTTTCATCCGAAGTTAAAACAAGTGCAGGACAAAAGACAATGATTGTTAATCGAAGGGGAAGAACAGTGCAAAGAAGTACAATGGCTAAGGAATTAAATGCTGATGGTACAGAAAGAGTGTACTCTACTACATCAACCGAAGGAAAAGTTTATCTGAAGAAAGTTGCAATCTCTTTGGCTGATAGGAAAAAGAAGCGCACTCCTGTTAAATACCCTTTATGTTCCacattttgtacaaaaaataaacatcGTAGTATATTGCTACTTCCACAACATGAATTGCGTAAATTGGCTAGAGTTGGTGGACGAATACAAGTTCAAGGTTTTCATCATATGGCCAAg gcAAATATGTCAGTATGGCCATATCCCTGCCCTAGGCCATTATTTAAGACTTGTTGGTTATATAGAACCGTTGGCATAAAATCACTGGCTGCTGCAGCTCTTCAATTAAGAATATTATGGGCATGTCTTCGTTGGGACGATATGGCTGCAAAACCATTATCTACAGATGGCAAACATCAAATTACAACTGATACAGAAATTATGTCATTAGAAATTCTTAAACACCGTCATGTTGGCcaatttttagataaaacACAGTACTTACGTAGGAAAGTTGTTATACCTTTGGAACTTCCAAAACAAGTCAGAG AAGTTACATCTATAAGAAGTGGTCTGCGAAAAAGGAAACGACCAGAATCACCACAAAGCACCGAACCACAAGTTACAGAAGAATGGGTTGATGAGGACAAATTGGAGCTATGGGAAATTAAACAATATGGTGATAG GTTAGAGAAGGCTAATGCCCAGATTATTACTAGGAGTCGATCGGGACAACCACAATCCGCGGTTGGTTCTAACCGAAATGCAGGCGCAAATTCTGGTATGAACGATCAACTTGTTAGTGGTAAAGCAACACCTGAAGAGATTAAAGAAAAGATGGAACAGCAATTGCGCATGCAAAGAGCTGCTCATCAACAAAAGAGAGCATTAGAAACTCTAAAAAGCCCAGCCAATTCTGGTTCACCTACACAAGTTGTAAAAGTTACAGCTAACTCCACTCATG ATGGCACAGTTAAATTGGTTTCCAAAGTTGCAATACCAGCAAATCCAAACAGTGGGACAAAATCACAACTAACTTCGCTTTTGACAACACCTGCACAGAATAAGCCTTTTATTAGTACAAAGCGTATTTATATGGCGAAAT cATCTCTTGGAACAACAAAAGTTGTTTCTGGACCTACAAGCATTTTACCGAAAACACAGCAAGCTGGAAATCAACAGTCCCTAATTAAAGTTTCTGGTCAAGCAG gTTCTATACAACAAATTCAGCAAAGAGTACAGATTATAAGAGGCCCAGATGGAAAGCTTCAAGTTCGAGGTTTGATGCCTGGCCAACAATTAGTTCAAATGCCGGATGGAAAACTTCATGTGTTAAACAATAGTCAAGCAATTACTACTCTTGCACAAACTGGTGGAACAACCATACAG ACAAAAACAGCTACAACAACTACAGCTAAAGTGGCTACGACAGCTAATTGTACAACTAAGACTAGTCCATCcaaaacaacaacaaataCAACGTCGCAAGTACAAGGTGTTCAGCAATCGCAAGCTCAATCTCAGCAAGGAATTCAACGTTCATCAGCAACCACTGTAACTATTGCCACTACACCTACACAACCAACCAAAAATGCTATTGTAGTGGCCAATACAGGACAAATTGTACAAAGTGCACAA GTTATATCTTCTGGTGGACAAGTCATTAGTGGAAATCAAATAGTGGTTACTAATGCCAATTTAGCTCAACAACTTGCAACGGGTAAAGCTCAATTAACGACAATCGGTGGTCATCAAGTGGTTATTCGTAGCACTCCGACAGGCAATCAAATTGTACATTTAAATTCGACAAACAGTggtattattgtaaaaaatactGTAACACCAACTAAACAAg TTCCTGTACTACAATCTACTCAATCAACAACTACAGCAGCAACAGGAGCACAGTCAACTGATGCAACAAATAATAGCACTGGTAGTACTACATCGACGAATGAGACATCAACTACTACTACAACTACAACAAATCAAACTTCCAATGCTCCAGCACCTGGAAGTGTAGAAGCATCTTTATTAGCGGGTCAACCACCTGGAACTGTCATTAAATGCGTTACTGCTCAAGTTATACAAACTACTCAAGGTCCTCGTATAGTTTTACAAGGTTTGCAAGGCGCAGATTTTACTCCGCAACAACTTGTAATGGTGCAGCAACAGGTCAAACAGCAACTACTTAAAG ccCAAGCTGCAACAGGAAAACAAGGAGTTTTGGGACctactaaaatttatttagctGTTCAACCTGCACCTAGTAGTCAACAATCGATTCAAAGTTCTACAACAGCAAATACACCTGCTACACCAGCAACAAAACCACAAACTGCACAACAACCAGTTGTTTCGCCACCAGCAGCAACTG AACCTCAAACGGGAACTGAAAGCATTCCAGAGCTTCCATCGACAGCAATTTCAAGTTCTCCCGAGAAACCGAAAGTAGTTGTTCAACAAGTTGCACAACCTAGTGTGACTACAGAAGAGGAATCGCAAAAAACAAATGTAGCTAATGGTCAGCAACCTTTGCAATCTttaaaagaaggaaacgatTCCTCGgctaacaaatttattttaacgccTGATTACATACAACAAA CCATCAAGAATGCATTGAAACAAGAAAACCTTAATCctgaaatagaagaaaagctGCTACAACTACAACGATACCAAGAGAAGCAGATGAAAGGGGGTGTTGAAAATTCAGCAAGCAATAATCAAACTCATACTACGCCTACAATTACGACTCCACGTGTCCCATCTCGTAAAAGACCAGCACCTTCTAACATTCCAACAACGACCTCATCTACGAATGTACAATCAATAACAAATGATAAAGATACAGATTGGGCAGAAACACCTAGAAAGAAGCCCGCATTAAAACAAGAAAATCGTGAAATCCCAaa AGTACAAAAGATTGAACCAATAGAGAATGAGTCTACCCCACAAAAAAGAGCAGCAAAGCTAAAAGACAGTCAAGAGCAACGAAGAAAGCAACAGGTTCACTCACGAATGCAAGTTTTGTTATTTAgacataaagaattacttaaaAAGGATATTCTAAAGAAGAGAGCACTGCTTGAAAAAGAATTACAGATAGATATTCAg AAAGATTTATCAGCGGAATTAGCTTCGAGAACCAAGGCAGAAAGACACAAACAAGATGAGGTAAAAGTAGGAAGTGCGAAGCGTAAAGCAAATGCTCAAATGTCTCAACAAGTTAGTCCGCCTAATAGAGGTGGAAGGCCAAGAAAGTATAAAGCCCAAGGAAGCAATACTACACCACCGGGTGCTTCAACCGCTGCCGCTACGAATAGAATCAAAAAAGAGAAGTTATATTGTTTATGTAGAACGCCATACGATGAAACGAA GTTTTATGTTGGATGTGATCTTTGTAACAATTGGTTCCACGGAGATTGCGTTGGAATTACAGAAGAAATGTGTAAGACACTTTCTGAGTTTGTTTGTACAGAATGTAGACATGCAAGAGATACACAGGAGTTATATTGTTTATGTAAACAGCCTTATGACGAATCTCA ATTTTATATTTGCTGCGATAAGTGTCAAGATTGGTTCCATGGTCGATGTGTCGGTATTCTACAATCAGAAGCAGACAATATCGATGAATACGTTTGTCCAAATTGTCAACGAAATTCTTCCGTTAACTTTGCTAACATGAAAAATCTTAATGCAAAAGACCTTGATCTcctgaaaaaattaattaagcaAATACAG gCACATAAAAGTGCTTGGCCATTTATGGAACCAGTAGATCCAAATGAAGCACCAGActattataaagttataaaggAGCCGATGG ATCTGCAAACGATAGAATTGAGGATAAATGACAGATCTTACAAGAAATTAAGTGAATTTATCGGAGATATgacgaaaatatttgacaattGTCGTTATTATAATCCGAAAGAATCACCTTTCTTTAAGTGTGCAGAATCCTTAGAAACTTATTTTGTTCATAAGATCAAAAGTTTAAGAGAGAAGTTCTCTGAAGGAAAGTAA